The proteins below are encoded in one region of Apium graveolens cultivar Ventura chromosome 4, ASM990537v1, whole genome shotgun sequence:
- the LOC141721396 gene encoding protein ROLLING AND ERECT LEAF 2, whose amino-acid sequence MGATSSKAERSEALRLCKERKRFIKRAIDSRYNFAASHVAYIQSLKNIGVALRRFAEAEVLIDSSISTDVDKTMSPSSYPSLSPSHNAGAFESPLAAESPVGKSPVSRLSYMRSGGTSVMTVSVNLVSNAVYVDDNESMAYPVRPPPPPFHESGSSWDYFDPIDESFSFSGQNGGNVNFGGVKMDGQMSERDGDFDFNNGDCEAVKKEQEVSCSSTPRSDRLGRAKSEASGLYNAHQARDSEVRELNNERIIGGSATMSSDGAAAEQSGFRMDKALVGKGACSEREDPSDFITHRAKDFLSSIKDIENRFFRASECGREVSRMLEANKIRIGYSEARGKSSGMGFLEMLSPNCCGGGTSFVSHESSPNVTKIITWNRSTSARSSSSRSPLATASKDDNDDSGSEFAEEFCMIAGSHSSTLDRMYAWERKLYDEVKASECIRKEYDRKCDQLRHQFAKDVSSSIIDKTRSVIKDLHSRTIVALHAVDSIAKRIEKMRDEELLPQLIELVQGLVRMWKAMLECHHAQYITISLAYHAKNSMRTPQGDAKQEIMDQLQHEMECFGLSFADWINSHNSYVEALNGWLQNCIMQPREKSKGRRAFSPRRVVAPPIIVLGRDWSAGIQNLPSEELNEAIKSLLYDLRHSVHRQEEEPQNKEPMPDASSNTEAADVKEENPAGSLNLSSIQSSLTKVLDRLTKFSEASLKMYEDIRQKNETARNAYSNYRPPRSISL is encoded by the exons ATGGGTGCCACCAGTTCAAAAGCTGAGAGGAGTGAAGCTTTGAGATTGTGTAAAGAGAGGAAAAGATTCATCAAAAGAGCTATTGATTCAAGGTATAATTTTGCTGCTTCTCATGTTGCTTATATACAATCTCTTAAGAACATTGGTGTTGCTTTACGTCGATTCGCAGAAGCTGAAGTTTTAATTGATTCTTCTATATCTACTGATGTTGATAAGACTATGTCACCTTCCTCTTATCCTTCACTGTCTCCCTCTCACAATGCTGGTGCTTTCGAGTCACCATTGGCTGCTGAAAGCCCTGTGGGAAAATCGCCTGTGTCTAGATTAAGTTATATGAGATCAGGTGGGACTAGTGTTATGACTGTTAGTGTTAATTTAGTTAGTAATGCTGTTTATGTTGATGATAATGAGTCTATGGCATATCCGGTGCGTCCACCTCCACCGCCATTTCATGAGTCTGGTTCTTCTTGGGATTATTTTGATCCTATTGATGAAAGCTTTAGTTTTAGTGGACAGAATGGGGGGAATGTGAATTTTGGTGGTGTGAAAATGGATGGGCAAATGAGTGAGAGAGATGGTGATTTTGATTTTAATAATGGAGATTGTGAAGCAGTGAAGAAAGAGCAAGAAGTTTCATGTAGTTCAACACCTCGAAGTGATCGACTTGGTAGAGCTAAATCCGAGGCTAGTGGTTTGTATAATGCTCATCAAGCACGTGATAGTGAAGTGAGGGAACTTAACAATGAAAGAATTATAGGCGGGTCAGCTACAATGTCAAGTGACGGAGCTGCTGCAGAACAATCTGGTTTCAGAATGGACAAGGCTTTGGTTGGGAAAGGGGCATGTTCAGAGAGGGAGGATCCTTCGGACTTCATTACACATAGAGCTAAAGATTTCCTCTCTAGCATAAAGGATATAGAGAATCGGTTCTTTAGAGCATCTGAGTGTGGTAGAGAGGTCTCTAGGATGCTTGAGGCGAACAAAATTCGGATTGGATATTCAGAAGCAAGAG GAAAATCAAGTGGTATGGGCTTTCTGGAGATGTTATCTCCAAATTGTTGTGGAGGAGGAACTTCATTTGTTTCTCATG AATCTTCACCCAATGTGACAAAGATCATAACATGGAACCGCTCAACATCTGCACGATCATCGTCCTCAAGAAGTCCTCTTGCTACAGCATCAAAAGACGACAATGATGATAGTGGGAGTGAATTTGCTGAAGAGTTTTGCATGATTGCCGGAAGCCATTCATCCACCTTGGACAGAATGTATGCATGGGAAAGGAAGCTCTACGATGAGGTCAAG GCTAGCGAGTGCATCAGGAAGGAGTATGACCGTAAGTGTGACCAGCTGAGACACCAATTTGCAAAAGATGTTAGCAGCAGCATAATTGACAAAACCCGGTCAGTGATCAAAGATCTGCATTCGCGAACTATAGTAGCACTTCATGCTGTAGATTCCATAGCAAAGCGAATAGAGAAAATGAGGGATGAAGAGCTGCTGCCGCAACTTATTGAACTTGTACAAGG ATTGGTCAGGATGTGGAAAGCTATGCTCGAATGTCACCATGCACAGTACATTACAATCTCCTTAGCATACCATGCTAAGAATTCAATGAGAACGCCTCAGGGAGATGCAAAACAAGAGATTATGGATCAGCTTCAGCATGAGATGGAATGTTTTGGTTTAAGCTTTGCGGACTGGATTAACAGTCATAATTCGTACGTGGAAGCTCTCAATGGTTGGCTGCAGAACTGTATAATGCAGCCTAGGGAAAAGTCCAAGGGCAGGAGGGCATTCTCCCCTCGTAGAGTTGTAGCCCCTCCTATAATAGTTCTTGGACGAGATTGGTCCGCAGGGATACAAAATTTGCCATCTGAAGAGCTTAATGAAGCAATCAAATCCTTATTGTATGACTTGCGCCATTCTGTTCACCGGCAAGAAGAGGAACCACAGAACAAAGAACCCATGCCTGATGCTAGCAGCAACACAGAAGCAGCGGATGTGAAAGAAGAGAATCCTGCAGGGTCATTAAATCTGAGTAGCATACAAAGCAGTCTGACAAAGGTTCTTGACAGATTAACAAAGTTCTCTGAGGCATCACTAAAAATGTATGAAGATATTCGGCAGAAAAATGAAACAGCTCGAAATGCATATTCGAACTACAGACCGCCCAGGTCGATAAGCTTATAA